From the genome of Solanum dulcamara chromosome 12, daSolDulc1.2, whole genome shotgun sequence:
tttgtttcatccggccattttacctactcgtacatttcatgtactgacgccatttggcctgcatcatttcatgatgcagagacaggtactagagatcatcaaccggtgctccgttgaagatccacatacactctcagctagttggtgagtcctcctagtttctggaggatgttgaactttattgtatagttttgttgtagtttcctttactttgatttcttggtagccatgggcttgtcattggcacctcctagactttgatagaggcttaatagactagagtgtgggaaggttgaaCTGTTAtattgaggagtcctattatacttattttgttgagttaaacaagtttggccttcggcccccatattgtaaatagcatgttataattgagccttcctttaagcgtatatgactgaatgacggaatgattgggttaggtggttcgcttgacggtcagaaatggctttcaagtgccagtcacgtctagggtaccctcccggggcgtgacataaaaTTCCTAAAATTCTTAATTGGCGTGTTGTTGTCGTGAAGCCAAAATTTGAGACCTTCATGTTTACCATCTTTAGTGAGGTACATGCATTGAAGATTATTGGTTTATGCACtgatttattatacataatatctaagatacattatatattCGTAACCTTGATAcagtataatttaatttataaagtagatgtatcagctgctatatttatgtatcaggttataaatgtatcaagatataatgtcCCTaatacatctactttatgtatCAAATGAAAATGTATCAAGCTATaacctttctgatacatataattgTATGTAGTAGAAACTCATTTATTAGTATTTACAGCTCCTGAAAACTCtatcttatgtatcaaattataatgtatcaagaattatatctcatgatacatctgcatttatgtatcagattctactACTTCAGATAATGTTGTTTTCTATTAGTTTCTCATGTATCTACGAttaatgtttctgatacatcatgtttatgtatcagaattatcATATATCAATTATTCACTTGTTTTTCGATAAGCAACCAATCTTTTTTGCAGTATTGATGCTCCAACATTGTGCTATCTCAACATGAAATGGAATCTATTGTCATTCATGGCAGTCAACATCAACCTGAAGCTTCTACATCAATTGTAAAGTTCAATTTCAAAAAACCTCATGAAGTCCCCGGATTTGAGGACTTTTCAACAACACCACCCACAGAATTATTAAAAAGATCCAGTCATGTCActgatacatcttctccacctcctTCCAAAAAAATGAAGATTACCCCTGCTAAAGAgccaattcaagtagaaacaACCAACATGCATAAGGATGTCATACCACCAAATGAATCAGAAAAGCATGTTTCTCTTGACAATGTACTAGTGGCGAAGTCAGCGGTAGGAGGTGAATCTTCCGGTCATTCGGAGCAAATTAttcatatgcaattcaaagCATTGAAGAAGTCCATAAAGAAGTCTTTAAAGAGATACGTAAGTTATTACTTTAAGATGTATCACatacaatatacttttaattaattgatacaTTCTGATTTTTCATATAACTCTATCAAGGTTGACCAGAAGTTCAAGCGTTTGGAGAATAAAATTAATTCGAATCAtattgatcttttgaaagcCATCGACAGTATAGCGAACCGAATGACTGGCACATCATCTCAACTTAAAATAGATGATTTTGATCAAATATTTCATGTGGTGGAACAACAACAAGCACCTACTGGATTGGAGGAGcacaattttgcaaataaatctGATCCACCCCAAGCAAATGACCAATCTAATGTCCAGGAAGATATTAAGGTACATACATCAcgtaatatttgatatttatacttttaaacttctggatacatttcattttcatgtatcatatgtaaatgttattatattttcagGGACCTGAACCATCCACCATGATAAAATAGGTGGACAATATATTAGAACAAAACATTTTATCAGATATTCCAGAATCATTTGATCAGCACGTTtcttctgatacattaaaggtaatgtatcagaaataaatTGATGACCAATCtgatgttatatatatattgtataagctcaacctctttaaatatatagatatttGAACATTTcgtacatatatatcataagtaaatgttattatgtttccaAGAAGATGATCCGTCCATCAATATACAAAAGAtagatgatgtatcagaacaaaCATTATAGCAGATGATGTAGAATCATTTGATCAGCATATGTcatcagatacattaaaagtAATGTATCAGTATAAAATTTGATTAAGGTAATATATCATATCAGCAGTTTTTTTCTTAAGTAATTGTTTTTTAAACATTTGTAGGAACCAGAAACATTCATTATTACACCATAATTGAAGAATGAATCAGCACACCAAATGAAACCACAAAGAGCAGATATTGTTCAGCTTATtgctgattctgatacattacaggtaatgtatcagatacattattgAGATAAAGTCAACATTAATAAGTTTTGTAATGACGTTATACATTACATGTAGAACACTATAGAGAAAGATGGAAGAGTAGTCGTTGATAAAACTGACAAAGTAGAAGAGCAAGTTGAggagattgaaaaagaaaaaatcaaaccaagcaCATCGGAATCTAATACTTCAACACCATTTTCGACCGTAACTCTGGATGTGATAGATGCTCTAATATACGGACTTCCATTACCAGCCACGCCATTGACCGTTGTTAGTTATGAGCAAGTAGTTCAGGATAAATGTCTATTACGCGATAGCCAGCTACCTACCACTCTTCCATCAAAACCCAATGTATTGTCTGACGATGCGAAGACACCATTTCGAAGAAGTAGGATTCCTTCGAAGATCTTACAATCGCCATATCTTTCAAACTTTGGGTCGAGTGAAAagggtaaggaaaaattatcATCTGTTATGCATTAGACACAcccttttgaaggttttggTATATGCTATCATCTCTCATCCGAGCTTTTCACAAACTACTTTCAATGGATAGATAAAGGACTACTAAAATCGCATGGCAACAAATAAGTATGATATATACAATTTATATCCATACAAGTTGTGTATTATATTcgttatattatttaaatacaaGCTTCCATTCAGGAAACCGAAGGAGGAACATTACAGATCTAAGTGCTCTTTATTCGGCTTTTAAAAATGCACTTTGTAGTGGCATTTCCTAAAAATAAGAACTGGTTCTACCTAATGTCACAGTCGAACAGATATTGGAATGATGaggtaaaaatttcatcataaagaATATGATACAAGTCATACTTACTATCTAATACATAGagattaatgtatctgatacatacataatcTGATATATGAAGTTTATTGTTATATaactaatattttcttaaaatgtgcagcacatcgatgtaatattttactaccttcAAAAGAAATCGAAGATGCAGTTGAGCAATCAGTATTGATACACAATGACAAActgcattttcaaaattttcattgaaTCTGCACACACGCTACTATCATATTCCACCTGACATTTCAATCCAAGAAGATATGGCAAGGGCCACTGTTACAGCTCATCACGAGAGATCCgtgaagaacataataagaggtttCTCAATACTAGCCTGGTTGCCCTAGCATTTGGTAGATGAAGTATACATTCCAGTAAACTGCGACAGCgattttcattgggttcttGCGATAGTTGTGTTGAAAAAAAGGTTGATACGTGTGTATGATTCATCGCCTAGACAAAGAAGTAGTAACCCTTCCCAAGAGATCCAAAAGATAGCAGCAATGCTACCAACATACTTGTAAGATAGTGATTTCTTTGACAACAACGAACGTACTGATTGGTCGTCgcttgattcatacaaggacaaatcaaCCGGTAACATGCTTGAACCACATCACCCATTTGCAGTTGAATATGTTGAAGAAATTGTGCAACAGGGAAGTGACAGTTTGTGAGTATTAACAATTATGTATAcctaaattatttatatgtcaattttactttttttaaaattatgtattcctttctttgcagggattgtggagttttcctggccatttttgctgaatatcttagtgatggaaTTTTTATTCTAAATACTGGACTAAATGCCAAATTCTTCCGTTCAAGATATGCCGCACTCTTGTGGAGATATGGTTGTTagaaggccatggatggttatgttagcgaaAACGATGATATAAAAAAACCTAGGAGAGATATCTCTCCAAGCCCAGGAGAAATGATTGATGTTCAATAGGTTTTTTTTGTGATAGTAAACATTTTAGATGTATCTGCTacttttaatgtatctgatacattaactataatgtatctgatacattaactataatgtatcagaatcagtaagcaactaaaatataataatctttccatatatcaattaaaaagaTTTGTATGTTTTTCTCATGTGTCAAActcgaatataaaatcaaagtttatgtatcatattctactGTATCAAACTTGACTGCTCGGGGCATCTTGCTTATGTATCACAATaacatttatcattttttaatgaatctgatacatatacttttGTATCACATTCTCATTTACAAAACAGTAATTCTtatgatacatattgtttatgtatcagatccGCTTGTATAAAGATGTTATGATTCTGATACTTCttttttatgtatcatattcataagtgtcacattttgtgaattctgatacatattgtctGTGTATGAAATTTTCATGCATCAAgatttattaattatgatacatcatgcatatgtatcagattcttattTCTCAACATTTACTAATTCTGATACATTTAGTTTTTGCATAAGAATTTCATATCTCAAGATTTAATGCTTATGATACATcttgcttatgtatcagattcgcatgtatcaagatttactgcatatgatacatctacaacctacATCAAACAACATCTTATGTATCACCCACAACTCTTATGGAATTATGGTTGTCGAAAAAACAAGAATGTTTATGTTTGGgaaaataatgatccaaaaaaaaccatgtgagatttcattttttctAGTCAAAGAGAACCGATGGACGtcgtatattttttttaaaaaaattatagctgtagaatgtacaatttttttttcaccaATTGTAAACATTTTAAATGTAACTGCTGATTTAAGTATCCTGATACATTAtatttaatgtatcagaatcgaATGTACTAATCTTGATACATATCAACTGAAAAGATTTGTATGTTTATATCATGTATcaactcaaatataaaataaaaatagatataattatatgattcaaataGAATGTATACCGGGATACCACAAACATCATATCTCTTTAggaataaaattacaagtctttctATTATGGCCTTCGTGGCCACAACGTCCACAAGAATTTGTGCTACTTATTATCTTCTCACTAGCGaacttttttctccctttctttggtcttcctAGCATCCTTTTGTATATTAGTGGCAAgataaattctttcaaaatttcctTCGGAGTAGAccaatctttcttatctggcattagaaccattggtaattcataagtatttgtcAACGCCTCTGGCTTGTAGTAATCAGAACAGTATGGGTGAAGGTCagtaatgttcttgctcttcaacactgcaattgcatgtggacatggtatctcgtCAAGTTGAAATCTGCCACAATtgcatatttttctttcaagacacacaatgtatcttatacctaattcataaacagaataaagataGTCTGATGAAGTAACAACCTGCaggaaataaatttcaaatatatgtatcaTTACTTATGCATCACATACAcaactatgtatcagaaataatgtaaaagggtaataattatcacatgatatacataactgatgaagcaacaaactgtagaaaataaacttcacatatatgtatcagaactcatgt
Proteins encoded in this window:
- the LOC129875806 gene encoding uncharacterized protein LOC129875806, with product MESIVIHGSQHQPEASTSIVKFNFKKPHEVPGFEDFSTTPPTELLKRSSHVTDTSSPPPSKKMKITPAKEPIQVETTNMHKDVIPPNESEKHVSLDNVLVAKSAVGGESSGHSEQIIHMQFKALKKSIKKSLKRYVDQKFKRLENKINSNHIDLLKAIDSIANRMTGTSSQLKIDDFDQIFHVVEQQQAPTGLEEHNFANKSDPPQANDQSNVQEDIKVDNILEQNILSDIPESFDQHVSSDTLKNESAHQMKPQRADIVQLIADSDTLQNTIEKDGRVVVDKTDKVEEQVEEIEKEKIKPSTSESNTSTPFSTVTLDVIDALIYGLPLPATPLTVVSYEQVVQDKCLLRDSQLPTTLPSKPNVLSDDAKTPFRRSRIPSKILQSPYLSNFGSSEKGKEKLSSVMH